In bacterium, a single genomic region encodes these proteins:
- a CDS encoding LysM peptidoglycan-binding domain-containing protein, producing the protein MYSNQARTWLGIARLWIEEQNGEVTFNRVCAVIAALLHLLFAFVLLVATIVVVIIRNIGYLANRFAAAWQKRYGMPLRQSCAQGLRQNAGQLAVLIVIIAVFCIGVYAGWFNNMFHNNAYAADNVAAIAENRAVQSEVMVEVIGTPYVPGESDQNPTTTATPTAIPMIEPAPTATAEQIAAYYANQRSCDIHYTVKPGDTLGAIFGINPYNESNGYDRWEWAKAQAEYNELVDWNMIYVGQVLCLPDHPIQKVTQ; encoded by the coding sequence ACTTGGTTGGGGATCGCCAGGCTGTGGATCGAAGAACAGAATGGTGAGGTTACCTTCAATAGAGTATGCGCGGTAATCGCCGCGCTGCTTCACCTCCTGTTCGCGTTCGTTCTACTGGTCGCCACGATCGTCGTGGTGATTATCCGCAACATCGGCTATTTGGCAAACCGCTTCGCTGCCGCCTGGCAGAAACGGTATGGCATGCCGCTTCGGCAAAGCTGCGCGCAGGGGCTGCGCCAGAACGCCGGCCAGCTCGCCGTACTGATCGTCATCATCGCGGTTTTCTGCATTGGAGTCTACGCTGGCTGGTTCAACAACATGTTCCACAATAATGCGTACGCGGCCGACAATGTGGCGGCAATCGCCGAGAATCGTGCGGTTCAGAGCGAGGTCATGGTTGAGGTCATCGGGACACCCTACGTCCCCGGTGAATCCGACCAGAACCCCACCACCACAGCGACACCGACAGCCATACCAATGATTGAACCGGCGCCAACGGCGACGGCAGAACAGATCGCAGCCTACTACGCCAACCAACGGTCTTGCGATATCCATTACACCGTCAAACCTGGAGACACGCTAGGGGCAATCTTCGGTATAAACCCCTACAATGAGTCCAACGGGTACGACCGGTGGGAATGGGCGAAAGCCCAGGCCGAGTATAACGAACTTGTTGACTGGAACATGATCTACGTCGGTCAGGTGCTCTGCCTTCCCGACCACCCGATCCAGAAAGTCACGCAGTAG